GATGACGTGCCGGTGCGTGGTCGCGTGCGCCTGCTGAGCGACGCGGACGCGTCGCCCAGCGCGCTCGGTTTCGACGCAGGCAAGGGCGCGCTTTCGATCATCGAGCGTGGCGGCGTCGCCTTCGTGCGCGCGCGACACGAGGATGCGCGCACGCGCACGCGATTCACCGGGCTCGAGTACTGGCCGACGGCGCGCGACTGGCAGGTGGATGCGACCTTCGAACCCGCCAGCGCCGGCGCGACACTGCCGATCGCCAACATCCTGGGAATGATCGAGGACATGCCCACGCCGGGCACGGTGACATTCGAGCGCGATGGCAGCCGCTACGCACTGCAGGCGCTGCAGGGTGGCGATGACACCCTGTTCCTCATCTTCGCCGATCGCACCAGCGGTCATGGGAGCTACAGCGCCGGCCGCTATCTCGATGCGCCGCTGCCGGACGACGAGGGCCGGTTGCGGCTCGACTTCAACCGCGCCTACAACCCGCCGTGTGCGTTCACCGCGTTCGCGACCTGTCCGTTGCCACCAGCGGGCAATCGGCTGGACCTCGCGGTGTCCGCAGGCGAGAAGGCCTACCGCCCGCCGCCGCCGCCAACACTCGAATGACGCCGCATACCCCGGAGTACCGTTCCCGCATGCGCAGACACGCGCCGCTCCGTTTCGCCCGCGCCTTCGTGCTGCTGGCCAGTCTGTTCGCCGGTGGCGCAGGGCAGGCCGAGTTGCCGCTCGAGGCTCCGGCGATACTGCTCTCGCCCGTCGTACTGCCGGCCGACGGCCGGCAGGAAGTGCCGGCCATCGGCTATGGCGCGCTCGCGCCAGCACCCGTTCCGCTGCTTTGGCGGATTGCCGGGGAGCAGGGCGCGCTGTATCTGCTGGGGTCGTTCCACTTCCTCAAGCCCGACGACTATCCGCTGTCCGAAGACGTCGCCGCGGTGGTCGCCGGCGCGGGGGAAGTGGTGTTCG
The genomic region above belongs to Luteimonas chenhongjianii and contains:
- a CDS encoding DUF1684 domain-containing protein, which encodes MLRWRHCVTIGLAMLLVACGVTSDSQDPAARADAARLDVVFSAQTRVWQDKRRAELVSPDGWLSLIGLHRIELKSHFIGSGQAAGIRLSMGPEKLGLLQSDDGAYWFTPERGVVVTLDDVPVRGRVRLLSDADASPSALGFDAGKGALSIIERGGVAFVRARHEDARTRTRFTGLEYWPTARDWQVDATFEPASAGATLPIANILGMIEDMPTPGTVTFERDGSRYALQALQGGDDTLFLIFADRTSGHGSYSAGRYLDAPLPDDEGRLRLDFNRAYNPPCAFTAFATCPLPPAGNRLDLAVSAGEKAYRPPPPPTLE